Proteins from a single region of Thermoanaerobacter uzonensis DSM 18761:
- a CDS encoding flagellar protein FlaG, whose translation MLQGINTAGTGQVNSQFKRDSALVDEIKTVKDILSKPVDEDKLNNELNKENRKISINDHTYFEFSVHKPTNTIVVKIVDSDTNEVIDEIPPEKILDLVAGLWKIAGLFVDRKI comes from the coding sequence ATGTTGCAGGGAATAAATACTGCGGGAACGGGGCAAGTAAATTCGCAGTTTAAAAGAGATAGTGCGTTAGTAGATGAAATAAAAACAGTAAAAGATATACTCAGTAAACCGGTAGACGAAGATAAACTTAATAACGAGCTTAATAAAGAAAATAGAAAAATAAGCATTAACGATCATACATATTTTGAATTTTCTGTGCACAAGCCTACAAATACAATAGTGGTAAAAATTGTTGATAGCGATACGAATGAAGTTATTGACGAGATTCCGCCCGAAAAAATACTTGACCTTGTTGCAGGTTTATGGAAAATAGCTGGACTTTTTGTGGATAGAAAAATATAG